One region of Candidatus Methylomirabilota bacterium genomic DNA includes:
- the cobS gene encoding adenosylcobinamide-GDP ribazoletransferase → MRGLLLAARYLTIVPVGGGRPHEQGASLGGAAPWFPAVGLGIGLVVVATERVTAWLFPMLLAALLTVTVWKLLTGGLHLDGLADCLDGLAGHDAGQRLRIMSDSRIGAFGAMGLILFLLLEIAAVAELPAPVRWRALLATPAIARATPALLARCFPAARVDGHGAAFRAGVQSRAVVLALVLAGLIAAGALGLLGLAALVVACLGTLGLGRFLTVRLGGITGDVLGAAVEAAELIVLLTVSAWTHAGR, encoded by the coding sequence GTGAGGGGCCTCCTGCTGGCCGCGCGCTATCTGACGATCGTGCCGGTCGGGGGTGGGCGACCTCACGAGCAGGGCGCCTCGCTGGGAGGGGCGGCGCCATGGTTCCCGGCGGTGGGGCTGGGGATCGGACTGGTGGTGGTCGCCACCGAGCGGGTCACCGCCTGGCTCTTCCCGATGCTGCTCGCCGCGCTGCTGACGGTCACGGTGTGGAAACTGCTCACCGGCGGCCTCCACCTGGACGGTCTGGCCGACTGCCTGGACGGGCTGGCGGGCCACGACGCCGGCCAGCGACTGCGGATCATGAGCGACAGCCGTATCGGCGCCTTTGGCGCCATGGGGCTGATCCTCTTCCTCCTGCTCGAGATCGCGGCGGTCGCGGAGCTTCCGGCGCCGGTCCGCTGGCGCGCGTTGCTGGCGACGCCCGCGATCGCGCGGGCCACACCCGCGCTGCTCGCGCGCTGCTTCCCGGCCGCCCGCGTCGACGGCCACGGCGCGGCGTTCCGCGCGGGTGTGCAATCGCGGGCAGTGGTCCTGGCGCTGGTCCTGGCGGGTCTGATCGCGGCCGGGGCGCTCGGGCTCCTGGGGCTGGCCGCCCTCGTCGTCGCCTGCCTGGGCACGCTCGGCCTGGGACGCTTTCTCACGGTGCGGCTGGGCGGGATCACCGGCGACGTCCTGGGGGCCGCGGTGGAGGCCGCGGAGCTCATCGTCCTGCTGACGGTGTCGGCGTGGACGCACGCCGGACGCTGA